One window from the genome of Cyclobacterium amurskyense encodes:
- a CDS encoding carbohydrate-binding family 9-like protein, translating into MNNIFNQFILSFTVILLLASCGESPPSKLTIPYSEKDIQVDGVIDSEEWSQAAIIEKLIAPWENDATDKTLLKAFVSSNYFNFSFQVWDQTLVTIPFERELSVAAGDRVELFFSSDSTLAKYYCIEMDPNGNVLDYSAEHYREFNESWDFKNINVATEITDKGYSVEGRIPLAELNELGISTPFYLGVFRADFKKPQSKDISWYSWIKPQNPTPDFHIPSAFAQTKFEAPIK; encoded by the coding sequence ATGAATAATATATTTAATCAGTTTATCCTATCCTTCACAGTAATATTACTATTGGCTTCTTGTGGAGAATCACCGCCCTCAAAGCTTACCATTCCTTATTCTGAAAAAGATATACAGGTTGATGGTGTAATTGATTCCGAAGAGTGGAGTCAAGCTGCCATAATTGAGAAATTGATCGCTCCTTGGGAAAATGATGCTACTGATAAAACACTGTTGAAGGCTTTTGTTTCCAGCAATTATTTCAATTTCAGCTTCCAAGTTTGGGACCAAACCCTAGTAACGATACCTTTCGAGAGAGAACTGTCTGTGGCAGCTGGTGATCGGGTTGAATTGTTTTTTTCAAGTGACAGCACCTTAGCAAAGTATTACTGTATCGAAATGGATCCCAATGGTAATGTTCTTGATTATTCAGCCGAACATTACCGTGAATTTAATGAATCTTGGGATTTTAAAAATATAAACGTGGCAACAGAAATCACCGACAAGGGCTACAGTGTGGAAGGTAGGATTCCTTTAGCTGAACTAAATGAATTGGGGATTTCTACCCCCTTTTATCTAGGTGTTTTCAGAGCAGATTTTAAAAAGCCACAGAGCAAAGATATTAGCTGGTATTCCTGGATAAAACCCCAAAACCCAACACCTGACTTTCATATTCCATCTGCATTTGCACAGACTAAATTTGAAGCGCCAATCAAGTAA
- a CDS encoding BT_3928 family protein — translation MIIKTLIAISRVLVGGLFIFSGLIKVNDPVGTSIKMQEYFDVFATDISPIFEPLKEISLAIAVFLVVFEVALGVMLLVGWRLKRAVYLLLAMILFFTFLTFYSAYFNKVTDCGCFGDAIKLTPWESFYKDIVLLVMIVFLLVFKEKLPNKRSAFGKWVTMGTLALSLVLAIYAIRNLPFIDFRAFKEGVNIHQAMQPSGELQYSYLMEKDGENHAFDQYPTDDSYTFLEMTLKNPEVLPRISDFAVWNEAGDHTEEILQGKKLLILSSNIEKIGLSVKELDRISALINSFQGTGVSVLLIAASSEEKMKNYLEKKGLRIGYYMADATVVKTIIRSNPGLVFIEEGTILKKYHYRNTPTPEIANNIFSK, via the coding sequence ATGATCATTAAAACATTAATTGCTATTTCCCGTGTTTTGGTCGGTGGGCTTTTTATCTTTTCAGGTTTAATAAAGGTGAATGATCCTGTAGGTACCTCCATAAAAATGCAGGAATATTTCGATGTTTTTGCTACTGACATTTCCCCCATATTTGAACCACTAAAAGAAATTTCCCTGGCCATCGCCGTATTCTTGGTGGTTTTTGAAGTGGCCTTAGGAGTCATGCTTCTTGTTGGTTGGCGATTAAAGCGAGCGGTTTATCTTCTGCTGGCAATGATACTGTTCTTTACCTTCCTTACCTTTTATTCTGCGTATTTCAACAAAGTAACCGACTGTGGCTGTTTTGGAGATGCCATCAAACTTACTCCTTGGGAATCCTTTTACAAAGACATCGTTCTTTTGGTTATGATCGTGTTTTTGCTTGTTTTTAAAGAAAAACTACCCAACAAACGCTCGGCCTTTGGTAAGTGGGTTACAATGGGTACTTTAGCACTTTCTTTGGTATTGGCTATTTACGCCATAAGAAATCTTCCATTTATAGATTTCAGGGCTTTTAAAGAAGGGGTTAATATTCATCAAGCCATGCAGCCATCTGGGGAATTGCAATATTCCTACCTTATGGAAAAAGATGGAGAAAATCATGCTTTTGACCAATACCCAACGGATGATAGTTATACTTTTTTAGAGATGACTTTGAAGAATCCTGAAGTGCTCCCTCGAATCTCTGATTTTGCGGTATGGAATGAGGCAGGAGACCATACAGAGGAAATACTCCAAGGTAAAAAGCTATTGATCCTTTCCAGTAATATTGAAAAAATAGGGTTGTCAGTAAAAGAATTGGATAGAATCAGTGCTTTAATTAATTCATTTCAGGGTACTGGGGTAAGTGTACTTTTGATAGCTGCCTCCTCTGAAGAAAAAATGAAAAATTATCTTGAGAAGAAAGGTCTTCGTATCGGTTATTATATGGCTGATGCTACCGTAGTAAAAACCATAATCAGGTCCAATCCAGGTTTGGTGTTTATTGAAGAAGGAACCATCCTTAAGAAGTATCATTACCGTAATACTCCAACACCTGAAATAGCTAATAATATTTTTTCCAAATAA
- a CDS encoding copper resistance protein NlpE, with protein sequence MARQKLDAMKRLTIMLLALLVFACDSPSEEKKYDEGSESSPSLEKEIVLDNTESTWMNYAGVLPCADCSGIKTELKLENSPEKLERTYELTETYLETKDGDRKYTTSGIYEVIYGLKDNPGAMAIRLLDDSSSPIKSFMQDKTGKLTLLDQEEEIISSKLNYSLELVSP encoded by the coding sequence ATGGCTAGACAAAAATTAGACGCTATGAAAAGACTAACCATAATGCTACTTGCACTATTAGTATTTGCTTGTGATAGCCCTTCTGAAGAAAAGAAATACGATGAGGGATCAGAATCTTCCCCTTCCCTTGAGAAAGAAATTGTTCTTGACAATACAGAATCTACCTGGATGAATTATGCCGGTGTTCTCCCTTGTGCAGATTGCTCAGGGATTAAAACAGAATTGAAGCTTGAGAATAGCCCGGAAAAACTGGAACGCACTTACGAACTGACAGAAACTTACCTTGAAACCAAAGACGGTGACCGTAAGTACACCACTTCTGGAATTTATGAGGTGATTTATGGCCTTAAAGACAATCCTGGTGCAATGGCCATCCGGCTTTTGGATGACAGCTCATCTCCGATAAAAAGCTTTATGCAAGACAAAACTGGAAAATTAACCCTTTTGGATCAGGAAGAAGAAATCATCTCCTCCAAACTTAATTATTCTCTGGAATTGGTTAGTCCATAA
- a CDS encoding DUF5320 domain-containing protein — MINFNPIRTMGAFAILGLAACSTSYQASNMGGEVDNLYFMASDARIATEYAVSNNNPENFKEIEQIRDIDGDVENFSAKNVNPEYIAKYQSSAAPAAEEATVYFDDSQTGTDLGTGDPNINAYDNYTGANGSGSVTNNNFFMSPMMGFGMSPMMGSMYNPYFGSGFGSMGFYDPFYSGFGFNPGFGFRPGFNLSLGMGFGFGNPYFRRGFGMYDPFMNYGYGYRPGFGGLYGGGFGYPTTVIVMPGGNEANRRQVVQGARPYRSSSLANANTSSRSRSIASPTSSRASARRDALSNNSSAVSRNRSSATSNSFSRSQNDFYNSASAAPSRRNINSPVMNRSGNTSTRSSYGTTNSSRTYRSSAPSNSRSRNYNSSSNSRSQYSAPSSNSRSSSPSYNRSRSTRTTTPSYQRSTTPSRSSTYSAPSRSSSSYSAPRSSGSSSRSTGGSSSGSRRGN, encoded by the coding sequence ATGATTAATTTCAATCCAATTCGGACAATGGGTGCCTTTGCGATTTTAGGCCTTGCTGCTTGTAGCACCAGCTACCAAGCCAGCAATATGGGCGGGGAAGTCGACAACCTATATTTTATGGCTTCAGATGCTAGAATAGCAACTGAATATGCTGTAAGCAATAATAATCCGGAAAACTTTAAGGAAATTGAACAAATCCGCGATATTGACGGAGATGTAGAAAATTTTTCTGCAAAAAATGTAAATCCTGAATACATCGCCAAATACCAAAGTTCAGCTGCACCTGCTGCTGAAGAAGCTACGGTATACTTCGATGACTCTCAGACCGGAACAGATCTTGGAACTGGAGATCCTAACATTAACGCCTATGACAATTATACTGGCGCAAATGGAAGTGGATCAGTTACCAACAACAACTTCTTTATGAGTCCAATGATGGGATTTGGTATGTCACCCATGATGGGTAGCATGTACAATCCATACTTTGGTTCAGGATTTGGAAGCATGGGATTTTATGATCCATTCTATTCAGGATTTGGTTTCAACCCAGGATTTGGATTCCGACCAGGTTTTAACTTGTCTCTTGGGATGGGATTCGGTTTTGGAAACCCTTATTTCAGACGCGGATTCGGAATGTATGATCCATTCATGAATTATGGATACGGTTACAGACCAGGGTTCGGCGGTTTATATGGCGGTGGATTTGGTTACCCTACTACTGTAATAGTGATGCCTGGCGGAAATGAAGCCAATAGGCGTCAGGTTGTTCAAGGAGCAAGACCTTACAGATCTTCTTCATTGGCCAATGCGAATACTTCCAGCAGAAGCAGAAGTATTGCAAGTCCAACTTCCTCTAGAGCAAGTGCAAGAAGAGATGCTTTATCTAACAACTCTAGTGCAGTATCCAGAAACAGGTCATCTGCCACAAGCAATTCATTCAGCAGATCACAAAATGACTTCTATAATTCAGCCTCTGCTGCGCCTTCAAGGAGAAACATTAATTCTCCAGTAATGAACAGGTCTGGAAACACTTCTACAAGAAGCAGTTACGGAACAACTAATAGTAGTAGAACTTACAGATCTTCTGCACCTTCAAATAGCAGGTCCAGAAATTACAATTCATCAAGCAACAGCAGGTCGCAATATTCAGCACCTAGCTCAAATAGTAGAAGTTCTTCTCCATCTTACAATAGATCCAGGAGCACAAGAACAACTACACCATCATATCAACGCTCTACTACACCAAGTAGAAGTAGCACGTATTCTGCACCTTCCAGGTCTTCATCTAGCTATAGCGCTCCAAGGAGTTCAGGTAGCTCTTCAAGAAGTACAGGAGGTAGCAGCAGCGGAAGTAGAAGAGGGAATTAA
- a CDS encoding shikimate kinase — MDPKKIVLVGMPGSGKSTLGKALALKLNWRFYDLDDLIEKSAGKAIAEIFPTHGEGYFRKLESTVLDEILSKEEEFVLATGGGAPCYNDNMDLINKKGVSVYLDVPLNNILERLSNTEVAIRPLFSSLDTPQIILKLKDMHSQRSAFYEMAKIKLRGEDSSPELLISEWMPLLKAKP, encoded by the coding sequence ATGGATCCAAAGAAAATTGTACTTGTAGGCATGCCGGGTAGTGGGAAATCTACTTTGGGAAAGGCGTTGGCACTAAAGTTAAATTGGCGCTTTTATGATTTAGATGATTTAATTGAGAAGTCAGCAGGGAAGGCCATAGCTGAAATTTTCCCTACCCATGGGGAAGGCTATTTTAGAAAATTAGAGTCAACAGTTTTAGATGAGATTCTTAGTAAAGAGGAAGAGTTCGTCTTGGCTACGGGTGGAGGTGCACCTTGCTATAATGACAATATGGATCTGATAAATAAAAAAGGTGTTTCTGTGTACCTAGATGTTCCACTAAATAATATTCTGGAGAGATTGTCAAATACTGAAGTGGCTATTAGGCCCTTGTTTTCCAGTTTGGACACGCCTCAAATAATTCTAAAGCTTAAAGATATGCATTCTCAAAGAAGTGCATTTTATGAAATGGCAAAAATAAAACTCAGGGGAGAAGACAGTTCCCCTGAGTTATTGATATCTGAGTGGATGCCTTTGTTAAAAGCTAAACCCTAA
- a CDS encoding DUF1599 domain-containing protein has product METQTASEYNEVIGLCKELFKKKTQDYGTAWRILRLPSLTDQIFIKAQRIRSIQEKGFQKVDDPVKDEFIGIINYCLIALMQSDLAGDSRMELTFEELEPIYDKWVSDTKDLLANKNHDYGEAWRGMRISSITDIILMKLYRVKQIEDNQGHTLVSEGVVANYQDMLNYAVFCMIKLNQDDH; this is encoded by the coding sequence TTGGAAACGCAAACCGCAAGCGAATATAACGAAGTTATTGGCCTTTGTAAAGAACTTTTTAAGAAGAAGACGCAGGATTATGGTACCGCGTGGAGGATTCTGAGGTTGCCATCACTGACAGATCAGATTTTCATCAAGGCCCAAAGGATAAGGTCTATTCAGGAAAAGGGATTCCAGAAGGTGGATGACCCTGTAAAGGATGAATTTATTGGTATTATTAATTATTGTCTTATCGCTTTAATGCAAAGTGATTTGGCTGGAGATTCCCGAATGGAATTGACTTTTGAAGAATTGGAGCCCATTTATGACAAATGGGTAAGCGATACCAAAGATTTGCTGGCCAATAAAAACCATGATTATGGTGAAGCTTGGAGAGGTATGCGGATTTCTTCCATTACAGACATTATTCTTATGAAACTGTATAGGGTAAAGCAGATCGAAGACAATCAAGGTCACACCCTTGTGTCTGAAGGAGTGGTGGCCAACTATCAGGACATGCTCAATTATGCTGTTTTTTGTATGATAAAATTAAATCAAGATGATCATTAA
- a CDS encoding OmpP1/FadL family transporter, giving the protein MKGFKLILSLSALLALHISEVKAQAGYAEDALRFSQFGSTGSARISALGGSGNALGGDISNIHNNPAGLGFYQNSEFSFTAGYSDWNASTSLWGQNENFNTTNFSLPNLGVVISRAKMPLELGDWRGGSFGISINRQASYNNDFGYFSNQLDQGSILDFYVDDYNQNGVPGGTDGLFFDAFLINPVEGGGYDYSPNATLALEKAEKVENQGSMSQISFSYGGNYKNKLFIGASLGISSVTFRSTKTYEETFIDDNNQTSLFSSLQENLSLEGSGLNIGLGLIYKPVDQLNIGLNFKSPTWNQFNEEYDADIIANFFPPYQDPEFGSISESDAQTDIFVSSYNLRTPMRMGGGLTYFFGKNGFITADVNYLDYSSANLRSNVFNTEQDNTEISNLYGQTINYSLGGEFRFDKFRLRAGYAYFGDPYAATGNISQRTTQFSGGLGVKLSSFSIDLGIVNSSFMKSYFTYPDTAIIDNNRTTGLLTLGFSF; this is encoded by the coding sequence ATGAAAGGATTTAAATTGATTTTATCTTTATCTGCTTTGCTTGCATTACATATAAGTGAGGTAAAAGCACAAGCTGGTTACGCTGAAGACGCACTCCGGTTTAGCCAATTTGGATCTACCGGTTCCGCTAGAATCAGCGCACTGGGAGGATCAGGCAATGCATTAGGAGGAGACATAAGTAATATACATAACAACCCTGCTGGTTTAGGCTTTTATCAAAATTCAGAATTTAGTTTCACAGCAGGCTATAGTGATTGGAATGCATCTACTTCCTTATGGGGGCAGAATGAAAACTTCAATACGACTAATTTCTCTTTGCCCAATCTTGGAGTAGTAATCAGTAGAGCTAAAATGCCTTTAGAATTAGGCGATTGGCGAGGCGGTTCCTTTGGTATTAGTATCAATCGACAAGCTTCCTACAATAATGATTTTGGCTATTTTTCAAACCAGCTTGACCAAGGATCCATCCTTGATTTTTACGTGGATGACTACAATCAAAACGGTGTACCTGGTGGAACAGACGGTTTATTTTTCGATGCTTTTCTAATTAACCCAGTAGAAGGAGGCGGATATGATTATTCACCAAATGCTACCTTAGCTTTAGAAAAAGCAGAAAAAGTTGAAAATCAAGGTTCAATGTCCCAAATCAGCTTCTCTTACGGGGGTAATTATAAAAATAAATTGTTTATAGGCGCCTCTCTTGGTATTAGCTCGGTTACTTTTAGGTCTACAAAGACCTATGAAGAGACATTTATAGATGACAATAACCAAACTTCTCTATTTAGTTCTCTACAAGAGAATTTAAGCCTTGAAGGTTCAGGATTAAATATTGGGCTTGGATTGATTTATAAACCGGTAGACCAATTGAATATTGGATTGAACTTCAAATCCCCTACTTGGAATCAATTTAATGAGGAGTATGATGCGGACATAATTGCCAATTTCTTCCCTCCTTATCAGGACCCGGAATTTGGCTCTATTTCAGAATCTGATGCACAAACAGATATTTTCGTAAGCAGCTATAATTTGAGAACCCCTATGCGTATGGGTGGTGGATTAACCTACTTCTTTGGGAAAAATGGATTTATTACCGCAGATGTAAATTACTTAGATTACAGTTCAGCCAATCTTAGGTCCAATGTATTCAATACTGAACAGGACAATACTGAAATCAGTAATCTTTATGGCCAAACGATCAATTACAGTTTAGGTGGAGAATTTAGATTCGACAAGTTTAGACTAAGGGCTGGTTACGCCTACTTTGGTGATCCATATGCGGCAACAGGGAACATTAGCCAAAGAACAACCCAGTTTTCTGGTGGTTTAGGCGTGAAACTTTCAAGCTTTAGCATAGACTTAGGTATTGTTAACAGTAGTTTCATGAAATCGTATTTCACCTATCCTGATACAGCCATCATAGACAACAATCGAACTACTGGATTGCTTACCTTAGGGTTTAGCTTTTAA
- the cdaA gene encoding diadenylate cyclase CdaA, with amino-acid sequence MNLLFKIGFLDISLVNLIDITLVSVLIYQVYKLMRGSVAIKIFLGFLSIYLIYLVVSAAQMELLTIILGQFMGVGVLAAIILFQQEIRKFLLIVGKSSIFSNENLWQELLFWRKRESQAFNVTPIIEASKTLSGSSTGALIVLSRNSELKFYAESGDHIDAVVSKRLLVSIFNKYSPLHDGGVIIFNGRVKAARCILPVTEREVPAQFGLRHRAAIGMSEATDSLILIVSEETGQVSLAKNGKILHNLSFQEVRELINNYLTGEEIDDKFEPLNQSERRAELKRISEL; translated from the coding sequence TTGAATTTACTCTTTAAAATTGGCTTTCTGGACATTTCTCTAGTCAACCTTATAGACATTACCTTGGTAAGTGTGCTCATTTACCAGGTATATAAGTTGATGCGAGGTAGTGTAGCCATTAAGATATTTTTAGGTTTCCTATCCATCTACTTAATCTACCTTGTGGTAAGTGCAGCACAGATGGAACTCCTAACAATAATTTTGGGCCAGTTTATGGGTGTAGGTGTGTTGGCTGCAATAATTTTGTTTCAGCAGGAAATCAGGAAATTTCTCCTCATTGTGGGTAAGTCTTCCATATTTTCAAATGAAAATTTGTGGCAAGAATTATTGTTTTGGAGAAAAAGGGAAAGTCAGGCATTCAATGTAACCCCAATTATAGAGGCCTCCAAAACCCTTTCGGGAAGTAGCACAGGAGCCTTAATCGTGCTTTCAAGAAATTCCGAGTTAAAATTCTATGCGGAAAGTGGAGACCATATTGACGCAGTGGTTTCCAAGCGTTTATTGGTTTCAATTTTCAATAAATACAGCCCATTGCATGATGGAGGTGTAATCATTTTTAATGGTCGTGTTAAAGCAGCAAGATGCATACTACCTGTGACAGAACGTGAGGTACCTGCACAATTTGGCCTTCGCCACAGGGCAGCCATTGGCATGTCTGAAGCAACAGATTCATTGATTCTTATCGTTTCAGAAGAAACTGGTCAGGTCTCTTTGGCCAAAAATGGTAAAATACTTCACAACCTCTCTTTTCAGGAGGTTCGAGAATTGATAAACAATTACCTGACCGGAGAAGAAATTGATGATAAATTCGAGCCCCTCAATCAATCTGAAAGAAGGGCTGAATTAAAACGAATTTCTGAACTTTAA
- the folP gene encoding dihydropteroate synthase — protein sequence MLENSHSIYKFEDTLFPPKITLQIKGKLFALNEPWIMGIINSTPDSFYDKSRTSGKEEDFLEKAAQMIEDGAHILDIGGYSSRPGAAPVSEKEELKRVIHVIKSIKDRFPDNLVSIDTFRSEVAKEAVMAGADIVNDISGGELDRQMLDTVGGLGVPYICMHMKGTPQSMQNFSDYVDMEKEIQYFFSEKINKCKKAGIKDVILDIGLGFSKTLEQNYELIKNFSYFKSIQLPVLIGVSRKSMIYKLLKISPEEALNGTTALHMAALINGANILRVHDVKEANETLKLYKQIYT from the coding sequence ATGTTAGAAAATTCACATTCAATTTATAAGTTCGAAGATACTTTATTTCCCCCAAAAATAACACTTCAAATCAAAGGAAAGCTTTTTGCTTTGAATGAACCATGGATTATGGGGATAATAAATAGCACCCCTGATTCTTTCTATGACAAGAGTAGAACCTCAGGCAAGGAAGAGGACTTTTTAGAAAAAGCAGCGCAGATGATCGAAGATGGTGCTCACATTTTAGACATTGGAGGGTATAGTTCCAGACCTGGCGCTGCCCCGGTCTCAGAAAAAGAGGAACTAAAAAGAGTAATTCACGTTATTAAGAGTATTAAAGATAGGTTTCCTGACAACTTGGTTTCTATTGACACTTTTAGATCTGAAGTTGCCAAAGAAGCTGTAATGGCAGGTGCTGACATTGTTAATGACATTTCAGGCGGCGAACTTGATCGCCAAATGCTTGATACTGTAGGTGGTTTGGGTGTTCCATATATATGTATGCACATGAAGGGAACTCCTCAATCAATGCAAAATTTTTCTGATTATGTCGATATGGAAAAAGAAATTCAATATTTTTTTTCGGAAAAAATTAATAAATGTAAAAAAGCTGGCATAAAAGATGTAATACTTGATATAGGATTGGGTTTTTCGAAGACTTTAGAACAGAACTACGAACTTATTAAAAACTTTTCCTATTTTAAATCAATACAATTACCTGTGCTAATAGGGGTTTCTCGAAAATCCATGATTTATAAATTATTAAAAATAAGCCCTGAAGAAGCTTTAAACGGGACTACTGCCTTACATATGGCAGCCCTCATTAATGGAGCAAATATATTAAGGGTGCATGATGTTAAAGAAGCAAATGAAACTTTAAAATTATATAAACAAATCTACACTTGA
- a CDS encoding NAD-dependent epimerase/dehydratase family protein, whose translation MDKILVTGSAGQLGTELTQMLCEVYGPDAIIASDLNQEAAAKFPYCQFAKLDVMDQVSFKDIIIKENVTQVYHLAAILSATAERNPLLAWKLNMDSLLILLELGKELKLDKIFWPSSIAVFGKESPKLLTSQNAVQSPNTVYGISKMAGESWCDYYFQHHNVDVRSIRFPGLIGYKSKPGGGTTDYAVDIFYKAMKGLPFESFLEKDTRLPMMYMPDAINATLKLMQAPKENIKVRSSYNLAAMDFTPEEIFLELKKYYPNFKINYAPDYRQEIAANWPQSIDDQRAQQDWNWLPEYDLAQMTEDILKNLPEWLDKN comes from the coding sequence ATGGATAAAATACTCGTAACCGGATCTGCTGGACAGTTAGGGACAGAACTAACACAAATGTTATGTGAGGTATATGGACCTGATGCAATTATTGCTTCTGACCTTAATCAAGAAGCTGCGGCAAAATTCCCTTATTGCCAATTTGCAAAACTAGACGTAATGGATCAGGTGAGTTTTAAAGACATCATCATCAAAGAAAATGTCACCCAGGTTTATCACCTTGCTGCAATCTTATCAGCCACAGCCGAACGAAATCCACTTTTAGCATGGAAGCTGAACATGGACAGTTTATTGATCTTACTTGAGTTAGGAAAAGAACTAAAATTAGACAAAATATTTTGGCCCTCATCCATCGCTGTATTTGGCAAAGAAAGCCCTAAACTACTTACCTCCCAAAATGCCGTGCAAAGCCCAAATACCGTCTATGGCATTTCTAAGATGGCTGGTGAAAGCTGGTGTGATTATTATTTCCAACACCACAATGTAGACGTAAGAAGTATTAGATTCCCTGGGCTAATTGGGTACAAATCAAAACCAGGAGGAGGCACCACTGACTATGCGGTAGATATTTTTTATAAGGCAATGAAAGGGCTACCTTTTGAATCTTTTCTAGAAAAAGACACCCGCCTACCTATGATGTACATGCCAGATGCCATTAATGCTACCTTAAAGCTAATGCAAGCACCAAAGGAAAACATCAAAGTAAGGTCCAGTTACAACCTGGCAGCCATGGACTTTACCCCTGAAGAAATATTTTTGGAATTGAAAAAATATTATCCAAATTTTAAAATAAATTACGCTCCCGATTACAGACAGGAAATTGCAGCAAACTGGCCTCAATCAATCGATGATCAAAGAGCACAGCAAGACTGGAATTGGCTTCCGGAATATGACCTGGCCCAAATGACCGAAGACATCCTAAAAAACCTACCCGAATGGCTAGACAAAAATTAG
- the kbl gene encoding glycine C-acetyltransferase — protein sequence MFGTLKEKLEKELADLKTDGLYKNERIITSPQGAKITLKGGSEVLNFCANNYLGLSSHPQVIKAAKEAIDSHGYGMSSVRFICGTQDIHKTLEDKITKFLGTEDTILYAAAFDANGGVFEPILGPEDAIISDALNHASIIDGVRLCKAMRFRYKHNDMQDLEEQLKAADSKGAKQKLIVTDGAFSMDGTIAQMDKIVALATKYNALVMSDECHSTGFIGKSGRGVHELKGVMGKVDIITGTLGKALGGASGGFTSGRKEIIEMLRQKSRPYLFSNTLAPSITGASIAIFDLLSETTALRDKLEENTLYFRSGIQKAGFAIKEGTHPIVPIMLYDAPLAQKMADQLLEKGIYVIGFYYPVVPKGQARIRVQLSAAHEKADLDRAIEAFKGVGKNLGVID from the coding sequence ATGTTTGGCACATTAAAAGAAAAACTTGAGAAAGAGTTAGCTGATCTGAAAACAGATGGGCTCTACAAAAATGAGCGGATAATAACCTCCCCTCAGGGGGCAAAAATCACCCTAAAGGGTGGAAGTGAGGTTTTGAATTTTTGTGCAAATAATTACCTTGGACTTTCTAGTCATCCGCAAGTAATAAAAGCAGCTAAAGAAGCCATTGATAGCCATGGGTATGGGATGTCTTCTGTCAGGTTTATTTGTGGAACACAGGATATTCACAAAACGCTGGAAGACAAGATTACAAAATTTTTAGGCACTGAAGATACCATCCTTTATGCAGCGGCTTTTGATGCCAATGGAGGTGTGTTTGAGCCAATTCTTGGTCCAGAAGACGCAATCATCTCCGATGCTTTGAACCATGCTTCTATCATAGATGGAGTAAGGTTATGTAAAGCCATGCGTTTCAGGTACAAGCACAATGACATGCAAGATTTGGAAGAGCAACTTAAAGCGGCTGATTCAAAAGGTGCCAAGCAAAAGTTGATTGTCACCGATGGTGCCTTTTCTATGGATGGGACAATTGCTCAAATGGATAAAATTGTGGCTCTTGCAACAAAATACAATGCCTTGGTGATGAGCGATGAATGTCATTCTACAGGGTTTATTGGTAAATCAGGTAGAGGTGTGCATGAACTGAAAGGCGTAATGGGAAAGGTAGATATTATTACCGGGACCTTGGGCAAAGCTTTAGGGGGCGCTTCGGGAGGCTTTACCTCTGGTCGGAAAGAAATCATCGAAATGCTACGTCAGAAGTCCAGGCCTTATTTGTTTTCCAACACACTGGCTCCATCCATTACGGGAGCTTCCATTGCTATTTTTGATTTGTTATCAGAAACTACCGCACTTAGGGATAAACTGGAGGAGAACACCTTGTATTTTAGGTCGGGAATTCAGAAAGCTGGTTTTGCAATCAAGGAAGGCACACACCCAATCGTGCCAATCATGCTTTATGATGCTCCACTGGCGCAAAAAATGGCAGATCAATTGCTAGAAAAAGGTATTTATGTCATTGGTTTTTACTATCCGGTAGTACCAAAAGGACAAGCGAGAATCAGGGTACAACTATCTGCTGCTCATGAGAAAGCAGACCTGGATAGAGCTATCGAGGCATTTAAGGGAGTAGGCAAAAATCTTGGGGTAATTGACTGA